One window of Terriglobales bacterium genomic DNA carries:
- a CDS encoding acyl-CoA carboxylase subunit beta, with translation MNLEQKLEDLKRREAAAEAGGGQERRERQHKEGKLSARERINFLLDEGTFEETDRFVTHRATDFGMDQQKVLGDGFVTGYGRIEGRLVFVFAQDFTVFGGSLSESNAGKIVKIMDMAMRVGAPLIGLNDSGGARIQEGVMSLAGYADIFLRNTLSSGVIPQISAIMGPCAGGAVYSPAITDFVFMVDKTSYMFVTGPDVIKTVTHEEVTKDQLGGATTHNETSGVAHFLAHDDAECLSMIRELMTFVPSNNIDDPPRRTTTDPADRADAELDSIVPAQSNQPYDIKDVITRVVDDGYFFEVQELFAKNLVVGFARLNGRSVGIVANQPAFLAGVLDINASDKGARFVRFCDAFNIPLVTFEDVPGFLPGTQQEYGGIIRHGAKLLYAFAEATVPKMTVITRKAYGGAYCVMSSKHIRTDVNYAWPTAEIAVMGPEGAVNIVYKRELERAAQMGKTEAERTEILERERSKKIEEFRERFANPYVAAERGYIDAVIRPRDTRKKLIDALEMLDTKREKNPPKKHGNIPL, from the coding sequence ATGAACCTCGAACAAAAGCTCGAAGACTTGAAACGGCGCGAAGCTGCTGCCGAAGCCGGCGGTGGGCAGGAGCGGCGCGAGCGCCAGCACAAAGAGGGGAAGCTCTCGGCTCGCGAGCGCATCAACTTTCTGCTGGACGAAGGCACGTTCGAGGAGACCGACCGCTTTGTCACACATCGTGCCACCGACTTCGGCATGGACCAGCAGAAAGTGCTCGGCGACGGCTTCGTTACCGGCTATGGACGTATCGAGGGCCGGCTCGTCTTCGTCTTCGCGCAGGATTTCACGGTCTTCGGCGGCTCGCTCTCCGAATCTAACGCCGGCAAGATCGTGAAGATCATGGACATGGCCATGCGCGTCGGCGCTCCTCTCATTGGCCTCAACGACTCCGGAGGCGCGCGCATTCAGGAAGGCGTGATGTCGCTCGCCGGATACGCCGACATCTTCCTGCGCAACACGCTCTCCAGCGGAGTAATCCCGCAGATCTCGGCGATCATGGGCCCGTGCGCTGGTGGCGCAGTCTACTCACCGGCCATCACCGATTTCGTCTTCATGGTCGATAAAACCTCGTACATGTTTGTCACCGGTCCCGACGTAATCAAGACGGTCACGCACGAGGAGGTCACCAAAGACCAGCTTGGTGGCGCGACTACGCATAACGAAACATCAGGAGTAGCGCATTTTCTAGCGCACGACGACGCCGAGTGCCTCTCTATGATTCGCGAGCTCATGACCTTCGTGCCGTCCAATAACATCGACGACCCGCCGCGCCGTACCACCACCGATCCCGCCGATCGCGCCGACGCGGAGCTCGACAGCATCGTTCCAGCTCAATCGAATCAGCCGTATGACATCAAGGACGTAATAACCCGCGTAGTCGATGATGGCTACTTCTTCGAAGTACAGGAGCTATTTGCGAAGAATCTTGTCGTAGGATTTGCGCGCTTGAACGGCAGATCGGTGGGAATCGTCGCCAACCAGCCTGCATTTCTAGCCGGCGTTCTCGACATCAACGCGTCGGACAAAGGCGCGCGCTTCGTACGCTTTTGCGATGCCTTCAACATCCCGCTGGTCACGTTCGAGGATGTCCCCGGCTTCCTCCCCGGCACGCAACAGGAGTATGGGGGCATCATCCGCCACGGAGCCAAGCTGCTCTACGCCTTCGCCGAAGCCACCGTTCCCAAAATGACAGTGATCACGCGCAAAGCCTATGGCGGCGCATATTGCGTCATGTCGTCAAAACATATTCGCACCGACGTGAACTACGCGTGGCCAACTGCCGAGATTGCAGTAATGGGTCCCGAGGGCGCCGTGAACATCGTGTACAAGCGCGAACTGGAACGCGCCGCCCAGATGGGCAAAACCGAAGCCGAGCGGACAGAGATACTGGAGCGCGAACGCAGCAAGAAGATCGAAGAGTTCCGCGAGCGCTTCGCCAACCCCTACGTCGCAGCCGAACGCGGATATATCGATGCCGTAATCCGTCCCCGCGATACCCGCAAAAAGCTGATCGATGCGCTAGAGATGCTCGACACCAAGCGCGAGAAGAACCCGCCGAAGAAGCACGGGAATATTCCGCTGTGA
- a CDS encoding DUF5996 family protein, producing MRESIDNSLLDSPECWPALPLEAWKDTYATLHMWTQIVGKVRLALTPLINQWWNVPLYVCARGLTTSSIPSDKRAFEVQFDFIDHKLALLTSDGAVRTLPLVSRSVAQFYQEFMELLASAHIDVKIWKMPREIPNPIPFDQDRVHATYQPEYAHRFWRILVSVDRVFTEFRSRFIGKSSPVHFFWGSFDLAVTRFSGRRAPERPGADAVTREAYSHEVSSVGFWPGSGDVKDAAFYSYAAPEPPGFREYTAQPEGAHYNPQLGEFILMYDDVRSAPSPSKALLGFCQSTYEAAAKLAHWDRQALEKSRTGTADAA from the coding sequence ATGAGGGAATCCATCGACAATAGCCTGCTCGACTCGCCTGAGTGCTGGCCCGCATTACCGCTCGAAGCATGGAAAGATACGTACGCCACGCTCCACATGTGGACGCAGATCGTCGGCAAAGTGCGCCTCGCGCTTACGCCCCTGATCAATCAATGGTGGAACGTTCCGCTGTACGTTTGCGCACGCGGTCTTACTACTTCTTCTATTCCCAGCGACAAGCGCGCGTTCGAGGTGCAATTCGACTTTATCGATCACAAACTCGCGTTGTTAACCAGCGATGGCGCGGTCAGAACTCTGCCGCTGGTCTCCCGTTCGGTCGCGCAGTTCTATCAGGAATTCATGGAGCTTCTGGCCAGCGCCCACATAGACGTGAAGATCTGGAAGATGCCGAGGGAGATCCCCAACCCAATCCCGTTTGACCAGGACCGTGTCCACGCCACATATCAGCCGGAATACGCTCACAGGTTCTGGCGAATTCTTGTATCGGTAGATCGAGTATTCACCGAATTCCGTTCGCGCTTCATCGGAAAGTCCAGTCCCGTACATTTCTTCTGGGGCAGCTTCGATCTCGCGGTCACGCGCTTTTCAGGACGCCGCGCTCCGGAGCGTCCAGGAGCCGACGCTGTTACCCGCGAAGCCTACTCCCACGAAGTAAGCAGCGTCGGTTTTTGGCCAGGCAGCGGCGATGTGAAAGACGCAGCGTTTTATTCCTACGCGGCTCCAGAGCCTCCAGGATTCCGCGAATACACTGCGCAGCCGGAAGGCGCTCACTACAATCCCCAACTCGGCGAATTCATTCTGATGTACGACGATGTACGCAGTGCCCCCTCGCCCAGCAAGGCGCTACTCGGCTTCTGCCAAAGCACCTACGAAGCGGCAGCAAAGCTCGCCCATTGGGATCGCCAAGCCCTGGAAAAATCCCGGACCGGCACGGCCGACGCAGCCTAA
- the bla gene encoding subclass B3 metallo-beta-lactamase, with product MLTRLLTFFFILTASLFAQTDPSWTEPFPAHKIVGNVYYVGSRGLASYLIATPQGNILINSNLESSVPQIRSSIEKLGFHFSEVKILLISHAHWDHDAGSAALKKLTRAQYMVMAGDAPVVESGGKDDFQYGNSPANLYPPAKVDRVLHDGDEVRLGGVVLTAHLTPGHTKGCTTWTLKVSEAGKTYNVVIVGSPNVNPGYKLVNNPQYPEIAADYESMFRVLRQLPCDVFLGAHGNYYSMETKFARLKSGGANPFVDPDGYKNFVSDKEQAFRSELAKQMAAEKNRGN from the coding sequence ATGCTCACTCGCCTACTCACCTTCTTCTTTATCCTAACCGCAAGCCTGTTCGCGCAAACCGACCCAAGCTGGACCGAGCCATTCCCGGCCCACAAGATCGTCGGCAACGTGTATTACGTCGGCAGCCGCGGGCTAGCTTCGTATCTGATTGCCACGCCGCAGGGAAACATCCTCATCAACAGCAACCTTGAGAGTTCTGTTCCCCAGATTCGCAGCAGCATCGAGAAGCTGGGTTTCCACTTTTCCGAGGTGAAGATCCTGCTCATCAGCCACGCCCATTGGGATCACGACGCCGGAAGCGCCGCGCTAAAGAAGCTGACGCGAGCTCAGTACATGGTGATGGCCGGCGACGCCCCGGTAGTTGAGTCCGGAGGCAAGGACGACTTCCAATATGGGAATTCACCCGCCAATCTCTATCCTCCGGCGAAGGTCGATCGCGTTCTGCACGACGGTGACGAAGTCAGGCTCGGCGGCGTCGTGCTGACCGCGCACTTGACGCCGGGACACACGAAGGGCTGCACCACGTGGACACTAAAAGTTAGTGAGGCAGGAAAAACATACAACGTGGTGATCGTCGGCAGCCCGAATGTGAATCCTGGATACAAGCTGGTGAATAACCCTCAGTATCCAGAGATTGCTGCTGACTACGAGAGCATGTTTCGCGTACTCAGGCAGCTGCCGTGCGATGTTTTCCTGGGTGCGCACGGTAATTACTACAGCATGGAGACAAAGTTTGCGAGACTCAAGAGCGGCGGAGCGAATCCATTTGTCGATCCAGACGGATACAAGAACTTCGTATCCGACAAAGAACAAGCCTTCCGCTCCGAACTGGCAAAACAAATGGCAGCAGAAAAGAACAGAGGCAACTAA
- a CDS encoding SDR family oxidoreductase, whose translation MANNDVVLVTGASTGFGRLTSITLAQRGYTVFASMRDLTGRNRSRAADLEELGRKENLRLRFVELDVTSDASVDQAVERVIREAGRIDTVVNNAGVVYSGLLESFTAEQAKQIFETNFFGPLRVNRAVLPHMRQRRSGLLIHISSIAGRLILPSMALYCATKFALEAMAETLRYEVSQLGIDSLIVEPGEYPTAIFANAAEGADQARAADYGAVAEVPRKIFDGLANNTNDVQEVADRVLELIEMPAGSRPVRSPVGAFPRQAQPLNDLALQFQTGAMQAFGLSDLMTLRRAERQVA comes from the coding sequence ATGGCTAACAACGACGTTGTTCTTGTAACCGGTGCCAGCACGGGATTCGGTCGGCTTACCAGCATCACGCTTGCGCAGCGTGGCTATACGGTCTTTGCCTCGATGCGCGACCTGACGGGTCGCAACCGGAGTCGCGCGGCGGATCTGGAGGAGTTGGGGCGCAAGGAGAATCTGCGGCTGCGCTTCGTTGAGCTCGATGTCACAAGCGATGCGTCGGTAGATCAGGCGGTGGAGCGCGTGATTCGGGAAGCCGGCAGGATCGATACAGTAGTGAACAACGCTGGAGTTGTCTACTCAGGACTGCTGGAATCCTTCACCGCGGAGCAGGCAAAACAGATCTTTGAGACTAATTTCTTTGGTCCGTTGCGTGTAAATCGGGCGGTGTTGCCGCACATGCGCCAGCGGCGAAGCGGCTTGTTGATCCACATCAGCAGCATCGCCGGGCGGCTGATTCTGCCCTCGATGGCGCTCTACTGCGCGACCAAGTTTGCCCTCGAAGCTATGGCAGAGACACTACGCTACGAGGTTTCCCAATTAGGGATCGATTCTCTTATCGTGGAACCGGGGGAGTATCCCACGGCGATCTTTGCAAACGCTGCTGAGGGGGCCGATCAGGCCAGAGCCGCCGATTACGGAGCGGTTGCCGAAGTACCTCGCAAAATCTTCGATGGCCTCGCCAACAATACCAACGATGTACAAGAGGTTGCCGATCGAGTGTTGGAACTGATCGAGATGCCGGCCGGGTCGCGTCCGGTACGCTCTCCGGTGGGTGCATTCCCCCGGCAGGCTCAACCGCTCAACGATCTCGCGCTGCAGTTCCAAACCGGCGCGATGCAGGCCTTTGGCTTGAGTGACCTGATGACGCTGCGCCGGGCAGAACGCCAGGTGGCGTAA
- a CDS encoding ABC transporter ATP-binding protein, translating into MSPPLLSVEHLDISFGSTAAVRDLSFSIGTGESVGLVGESGSGKSVTSLAIMRLLAPQARVSGSIRFAGEELLSAAEERMRKLRGRAITMIFQEPMTALNPLMRVGDQVAEAILAHETIRGKEAWTRAVAALDEVAIPNPASRARDYPHQLSGGQRQRVMIAMAIVNRPQLLIADEPTTALDVTVQAQILDLLARLREKFSLSMLFISHDLGVVSQVVDRIAVMYRGQVLESGKAQQVFTAPAHEYTRGLLKAIPTLHSNREEALAMVEARQYADLPLKEVERGHWARV; encoded by the coding sequence ATGTCCCCGCCCCTTCTCAGTGTCGAGCATCTCGATATCTCCTTTGGCTCAACGGCGGCGGTCCGTGACTTGAGTTTCTCCATCGGCACGGGAGAGTCGGTCGGATTGGTCGGGGAATCCGGCAGCGGGAAATCCGTTACATCATTGGCAATCATGCGACTACTGGCTCCTCAGGCGCGCGTTAGCGGAAGCATCCGCTTTGCCGGAGAAGAGCTGCTCAGCGCTGCAGAAGAGCGGATGCGCAAACTTCGCGGACGCGCTATAACCATGATCTTCCAGGAACCGATGACCGCGCTGAATCCGCTAATGCGAGTAGGCGACCAGGTAGCCGAAGCCATCCTCGCGCATGAAACCATCCGCGGCAAAGAAGCTTGGACGCGCGCGGTAGCCGCGCTCGACGAAGTCGCAATTCCGAATCCCGCAAGCAGGGCGAGAGATTATCCGCATCAGCTCTCTGGCGGACAGCGTCAACGCGTGATGATTGCCATGGCCATCGTGAATCGCCCGCAATTATTGATCGCCGACGAGCCGACTACCGCCCTCGACGTAACTGTGCAGGCCCAGATACTCGATTTGCTCGCGCGATTGCGCGAGAAGTTTTCGTTGTCGATGCTTTTCATCTCCCACGATTTGGGCGTGGTTTCGCAGGTTGTAGATCGAATCGCCGTCATGTATCGCGGACAAGTGCTCGAAAGCGGAAAGGCCCAGCAGGTTTTCACGGCTCCGGCGCACGAGTACACGCGCGGTCTGCTCAAAGCAATCCCTACACTTCATAGCAATCGCGAGGAGGCACTGGCGATGGTGGAGGCCCGGCAATACGCCGACTTGCCGCTGAAAGAAGTGGAGAGAGGGCATTGGGCGCGGGTTTGA